The Theileria equi strain WA chromosome 2 map unlocalized gcontig_1105316255037, whole genome shotgun sequence genomic sequence TTATGTTTATATGACTGGTCGTGTTTCGTTCAATACTGATTTAAAGGATAAGCTTTGGAAATCCGTTTGGGGAACCCGTGAAAATCCGCTAGTTGAATTCGAAGCCACTGACATTACTGTAAAGTTTACACTTTGTGATAAGGAGGCTACAATcgtaaaggatggagatTGGAAGTTTGTCGAGTAGCGGAGTCTACCCATTCAGATTGGTAGATTTGCTTGCTCTAATCGCGCTATTTATTCTTCCCTTTTTAGGTACTTTATACATTTCTATTATACTCATTGACAGTATTCCGACGTTTGAAAAAACCAACTTTACCATCTGTTGCAATCGTTGGCCCATCGGATTCTGGGAAAACATCgctcctcttctttttgagACATAAAAAATTAATACAAACGGCTGTATCTCAGTGTACAAATGAATGTGAAGTTAATATTTCTGGTAAAGGTGTAAAATTTGTGGATGCTCCAGGTGCAATTCCACACTCTTTCAAGCAACATGTCAAACAGGCAAAGTGCGTATTACTTGTTTTAGATTCTTCCGATAAAAAGAGCATAAAAATAGCTTCTGATATGCTACTTGACATTTGTAGCATGAAACCCGCTTCAGTCTGCATTGTATGTAACAAGACAGACGTTCACAGTAGCAGAAGCGCCGAAGATATTCAATCAATTATGGAACTGGAAATTGAGAG encodes the following:
- a CDS encoding hypothetical protein (encoded by transcript BEWA_035550A), which gives rise to MEIGSLSSSGVYPFRLVDLLALIALFILPFLVFRRLKKPTLPSVAIVGPSDSGKTSLLFFLRHKKLIQTAVSQCTNECEVNISGKGVKFVDAPGAIPHSFKQHVKQAKCVLLVLDSSDKKSIKIASDMLLDICSMKPASVCIVCNKTDVHSSRSAEDIQSIMELEIERIVEGRRSEMHLQNHGGDDTYLMSLDMEGFGFHSLKCPVDIVRSSIKKGNVEDVIEYVKRVI